From the Pseudanabaena sp. FACHB-2040 genome, one window contains:
- a CDS encoding SAM-dependent chlorinase/fluorinase, which translates to MFISVIADYGTGDPAFSEVTQRLLMALPEAQVQLLSVPPFSTLATGFWIAQLGLNPGPSQRLIYHNCAPRQDDPEARRNNEGEGLSYALLPNGVKVVGVNAGYTLSFIRQQAQVLQTVNVSRGGSQFRSRDVFPPAAVAILQEDFALLGDPLTPEQIPEVPMDRVAWVDGYGNIKTTIPAHTLDLKPETKVVIRIGDIVSDAVYSDGSFKVPEGTLAFAPGSSGWPAADGGEPLRWMELFLRGGSAWERFNRPRVNQRVARIA; encoded by the coding sequence ATGTTTATCTCCGTCATTGCAGACTACGGCACAGGAGATCCCGCCTTTTCTGAGGTAACGCAGCGGTTGCTAATGGCGCTTCCCGAAGCCCAAGTGCAGCTGTTGTCAGTACCGCCCTTTAGCACTTTGGCTACGGGGTTTTGGATTGCCCAGTTGGGCCTGAACCCTGGCCCCAGCCAGCGGCTGATTTATCACAACTGCGCCCCTCGCCAGGACGATCCGGAGGCTCGGCGCAATAATGAGGGCGAGGGATTGTCCTACGCGCTGTTGCCTAACGGGGTGAAGGTTGTTGGTGTCAACGCTGGATATACCCTGTCTTTTATCAGGCAGCAGGCTCAGGTGCTGCAGACGGTCAACGTTTCTCGGGGCGGCTCTCAGTTTCGCTCACGCGATGTTTTTCCGCCTGCAGCGGTGGCTATTTTGCAGGAAGACTTTGCTTTGCTAGGAGACCCGTTAACGCCAGAGCAAATTCCAGAGGTGCCTATGGATCGGGTGGCTTGGGTGGATGGCTACGGCAACATTAAAACGACGATTCCGGCCCACACCCTTGATCTAAAGCCTGAAACTAAGGTTGTGATTCGAATTGGGGATATTGTCAGTGATGCGGTCTACTCTGACGGCAGCTTTAAAGTGCCTGAAGGTACGTTGGCCTTCGCTCCTGGCAGTTCTGGCTGGCCTGCGGCTGATGGTGGGGAGCCTCTGCGCTGGATGGAGCTTTTTTTGCGTGGCGGCAGTGCTTGGGAGCGGTTTAATCGGCCTCGGGTGAATCAGCGAGTGGCGCGGATTGCTTAG
- a CDS encoding PAS domain-containing protein encodes MTGENRLQTQNGGAFTHYMETVHQRTETLYQSAKDVPWEQPQLILDSLEELRLALEELHVAEEELHLQNEQLISTQEALEAEQRRYKDLFEFAPDAYLITDIYGAIQEANTAAVSLLYLKQPLLIGKPLVIFLPEEQRASFRTVLNHLPTIHRVQEWELTLCKRNGATFEAALTVETIRNNIGSVTGLRWLMRDITLRKQGEMQLREARVQNLRLIEADRLKNQFLATISHELRTPLSAMLGFAHLLLRRLSNHPDAEVAHMLERIYCNGKHLLSLIEEMLDFSRLKAKGLELHPETFDLVDLVMITVEELRPLAVQKSLALDLKTHPLTLTVKNDRLRLRQIIVNLVSNAIKFTDKGSIVLELWELPEGRVALLVRDTGIGIAPEEQDQIFQEFWQVNQTNNRQHGGTGLGLAIVRALVQTMEGTISVSSRLGEGTTFRVELPRQICSSAQK; translated from the coding sequence ATGACTGGGGAAAATCGTCTACAGACTCAAAACGGGGGTGCCTTCACCCACTATATGGAGACGGTGCATCAGCGGACCGAAACGCTTTACCAGAGTGCTAAAGACGTGCCCTGGGAGCAGCCCCAGCTGATTCTTGACTCCTTAGAAGAACTGCGCCTAGCCCTAGAAGAACTGCATGTGGCTGAAGAAGAGCTGCACCTCCAAAACGAGCAGCTGATCTCCACTCAAGAGGCATTAGAAGCAGAGCAGCGCCGCTATAAAGATCTTTTTGAATTTGCCCCCGATGCCTACCTGATCACTGATATCTATGGAGCAATTCAAGAGGCTAACACAGCGGCAGTGTCTCTGCTGTACTTAAAACAGCCGCTGCTAATCGGCAAGCCACTGGTGATTTTTCTGCCAGAGGAGCAGCGGGCCTCTTTTCGTACGGTGTTAAATCATCTGCCTACCATTCATCGAGTACAGGAGTGGGAACTAACGCTGTGCAAACGCAATGGTGCTACCTTTGAGGCAGCTTTAACGGTCGAAACGATTCGCAACAACATCGGTTCGGTAACGGGTTTGCGGTGGCTCATGCGCGATATCACCCTCCGTAAGCAGGGCGAAATGCAGCTGCGAGAGGCACGGGTCCAAAACTTGCGGCTGATCGAGGCTGACCGCCTAAAAAACCAGTTTTTGGCGACTATTTCCCACGAGCTTCGCACGCCTCTCAGCGCCATGCTGGGCTTCGCCCACCTACTACTGCGGCGACTCTCCAATCATCCTGATGCTGAGGTCGCTCATATGCTTGAGCGGATCTACTGCAACGGTAAGCATTTACTGAGCCTAATCGAAGAAATGCTTGATTTCTCCCGGCTGAAGGCCAAGGGCCTAGAACTGCACCCCGAAACCTTTGATCTAGTTGATCTGGTGATGATCACTGTGGAGGAACTGCGCCCCCTAGCTGTACAGAAATCTCTTGCTCTGGACCTGAAAACTCATCCGCTTACCCTAACTGTCAAAAACGACCGCCTGAGACTGCGGCAGATCATTGTCAATCTGGTGTCTAACGCCATCAAGTTCACAGACAAGGGCAGCATTGTACTGGAGCTTTGGGAACTGCCAGAGGGGCGGGTAGCCCTGCTAGTACGCGACACTGGTATTGGCATTGCGCCCGAGGAGCAGGACCAAATTTTCCAGGAATTTTGGCAGGTCAACCAGACTAACAACCGGCAGCACGGCGGCACGGGACTGGGGCTGGCAATTGTGCGGGCTCTGGTGCAGACAATGGAGGGCACCATTTCGGTATCAAGCCGGTTGGGGGAAGGCACTACCTTTCGAGTTGAGCTTCCTCGCCAAATTTGCAGCTCTGCTCAAAAGTAG
- a CDS encoding pyridoxamine 5'-phosphate oxidase family protein — translation MSAAVHSTEEIEKLRDLVKDIDYCMLTTVDEGCLRSRPMSINGHIEANGDLWFFTYASSHKVIEVDQQDQVNVSFSDPSQQRYVSMSGKAEIVRDRSKMQDLWKPELKAWFPQELDEPDIALLKINVSQAEYWDAPAGWVAKTVGFAKALATGEKAQSGENAKINLQ, via the coding sequence ATGTCTGCTGCCGTCCACTCCACCGAGGAAATCGAAAAGCTCCGGGACTTGGTGAAGGATATTGACTACTGCATGTTGACGACGGTGGATGAGGGGTGTTTACGCAGTCGTCCGATGTCTATCAATGGCCATATTGAAGCTAACGGCGATTTGTGGTTCTTTACCTATGCCAGCTCCCACAAAGTAATTGAGGTCGATCAGCAGGATCAGGTGAACGTCAGTTTTTCTGACCCCAGTCAGCAGCGCTATGTCTCTATGTCGGGCAAGGCAGAGATAGTCAGGGACCGGAGCAAAATGCAGGACCTCTGGAAGCCGGAACTGAAAGCCTGGTTTCCGCAGGAACTAGATGAGCCTGATATTGCTCTACTTAAGATAAACGTATCGCAGGCCGAGTACTGGGATGCGCCTGCCGGTTGGGTCGCCAAGACAGTTGGCTTTGCCAAAGCACTGGCAACGGGTGAGAAAGCCCAGAGTGGAGAGAATGCCAAGATCAATCTACAGTAA
- a CDS encoding CAP domain-containing protein, producing MPRSIYSKSLVAGLGCFLGLLASCSPLPTQPSPPQSQPGAGVPQPSPSPQPGAGASQPSPSQPTVAAAQSEATAQLEAQVAQQINAIRQEQGLSALSNNQRLAQVARNYSRRMAEEGFFAHTSPRGDTLVDRVQSAGITYLAIGENLYTSTNIPQPATAAVDGWMNSPGHRENILRSEYRETGIGVWQVGNTYYFTQLFLRSR from the coding sequence ATGCCAAGATCAATCTACAGTAAATCTCTTGTCGCTGGGCTGGGCTGCTTTTTGGGGCTGTTGGCAAGCTGTAGCCCCTTGCCGACTCAACCCAGTCCTCCACAGTCTCAACCTGGAGCGGGTGTTCCCCAGCCCAGCCCCTCTCCTCAACCTGGAGCCGGCGCTTCACAACCTAGTCCTTCCCAGCCTACGGTAGCTGCTGCCCAATCTGAGGCGACGGCCCAACTGGAGGCTCAGGTGGCTCAGCAAATCAATGCTATTCGCCAGGAGCAGGGTTTGAGCGCCCTCAGCAATAACCAGAGATTGGCGCAGGTGGCTCGCAACTACAGCCGCCGCATGGCCGAAGAAGGCTTTTTTGCCCACACCAGCCCTCGAGGCGACACGCTAGTAGATCGGGTGCAGTCAGCCGGTATTACCTACTTAGCTATAGGTGAAAATCTCTATACCAGCACTAACATCCCGCAACCTGCGACAGCAGCCGTCGATGGCTGGATGAACAGCCCAGGGCATCGGGAGAACATCTTGCGCTCAGAATATCGAGAAACCGGAATTGGCGTGTGGCAAGTCGGCAATACCTATTATTTTACGCAGCTGTTTTTGCGATCGCGTTAA
- a CDS encoding chemotaxis protein CheB: MPHRNIVVIGASAGGVETSKELVSYLPPDLAASLFVAMHFPANSVSILPSILNRCGTLPALHPEDGTAIEPGRIYVAPPNYHMELRRRTSVSGDQDASGYIVLDQGPRENGYRPAIDFLFRSAARTYHQRVIGVILSGMLDDGTAGLMQIKARGGVVLVQDPQEALFSGMPNSAIANVKADAVLPIAKLAAHLVEIIHETVPEEVWVANELNNERERERVAQEKSAAEQGERPDSASPFTCPECGGVLWELRDRNLLRFRCHVGHVYSPDSMLSEQANDLERALWSGVRALEERAALARRMANHAHEQKRWISEAHFLERAEETAYHAQQLRQVIAQQTNGKPNKPGDLDDLLEEA, translated from the coding sequence ATGCCCCATCGCAATATTGTTGTTATCGGGGCGTCTGCAGGGGGCGTAGAAACGTCTAAAGAATTGGTTAGCTATCTGCCGCCTGACCTGGCAGCGTCTTTGTTTGTAGCGATGCACTTCCCGGCTAACAGCGTCAGCATTTTACCCAGCATCCTTAATCGCTGTGGCACTTTGCCTGCTCTTCATCCTGAAGATGGAACGGCGATTGAGCCAGGGCGTATTTACGTTGCCCCACCCAACTATCATATGGAGCTGCGTCGGAGAACCTCAGTCAGTGGGGACCAAGATGCTAGCGGTTACATTGTGCTCGACCAAGGGCCTCGTGAGAATGGCTATCGACCAGCCATTGACTTTTTGTTTCGCTCAGCAGCACGGACTTACCATCAGCGAGTTATTGGCGTTATTTTGTCGGGCATGTTGGACGACGGCACAGCTGGGCTCATGCAAATTAAGGCCAGAGGCGGGGTGGTGCTGGTACAAGACCCTCAAGAGGCGCTGTTTTCTGGCATGCCCAATAGCGCCATTGCCAATGTTAAGGCAGATGCCGTACTCCCTATCGCGAAGCTAGCGGCCCACCTCGTCGAAATCATCCATGAGACCGTGCCGGAGGAGGTTTGGGTGGCAAACGAATTGAACAACGAAAGAGAACGAGAACGGGTAGCTCAGGAAAAAAGTGCGGCAGAACAGGGAGAGCGGCCCGACTCGGCCTCTCCGTTCACCTGCCCAGAATGTGGCGGGGTGCTCTGGGAACTGCGCGATCGCAACCTGCTGCGCTTTCGCTGCCATGTCGGCCATGTCTACTCCCCCGACAGTATGCTTTCAGAGCAGGCCAATGACCTAGAGCGGGCCCTTTGGTCAGGCGTGCGAGCCCTAGAAGAAAGAGCAGCCCTGGCCCGCCGCATGGCCAATCATGCCCACGAGCAGAAGCGTTGGATCTCCGAAGCTCATTTTTTAGAGCGCGCCGAGGAAACAGCGTACCACGCCCAGCAACTACGCCAGGTGATTGCTCAACAGACTAACGGCAAGCCGAACAAGCCCGGCGATCTAGACGATCTGCTTGAGGAAGCTTAG